In Actinoplanes lobatus, the DNA window CACGGCAAAGACCCTGACCGGTACGGCCGCGAGCACCCGCTCGGAGTTCGCGATGAAACTGGCCGCGCTCGGCAAGCTGCCCGCGCCCGCGGAGAAGGCCGTCTGGGACGCGTTCTCGATCAGCGACCCGGAGGGCGAGATCCAGACCGACCGCAAGGGCAACCCGCTCCCAGACGCCGACCTTCGCGACAACGAGAATGTCCCGCTGAACGAGGACATCCACGACTACCTCAAGCGAGAGGTCCTCCCACACGTCCCCGACGCCTGGATCGACGAGCCGAAGACGAAGATTGGTTTCGAAATCCCCTTCACCCGTCACTTCTACGTCTACGAACCACCTCGCCCTCTCTCCGAGATCGACACAGAAATCAAGGATCTTGAGGCCAAGATCCAACACCTCCTAGGCGAGGTGACCAAGTGAATTATGCGACGGTTCGCCTCAAACGGCTTGTGGCTCCGGGTCGGGCAATCACATATGGCATTGTTCAAGCTGGCGCGGATTACCCGGGGGGTGTGCCCTATATAAGGCCGGTGGACATGACGCCCAATGGTGGGCTGAAAGATCCGTCGGCATTGTTGAGAACAGACCCCGCGATCGCGCGCGCATACCGCCGATCTGCCGTAATGCCTACTGACGTCGTCGTTTCTATCGGCCCTTCTTTTGGCAAGGTGATGGTCGTTCCAAAAGACCTTCAAGGGGCGAACCTTACTCAGGGAACCGCACGAGTGGCTCCAGCCCATGGAGTCCATCCTCGCTTCCTCTACTGGGCACTTCAATCGACTCAGGCGAGGCAGCATTGGGAGATTTCGGTCGGTGGTGCGACCTTCAAGGCTCTGAACCTCGAACCTTTGTCAATGACGCCCATCCCCGTCGCGCCAACGGACGAGCAGCGGCGAATCGCCGACTTCCTCGACGCCGAGACACGACTCATCGATACCGTGCGTGCCGGACGTCAGCGGATGATCGAACTGCTTGCGCTGAAGCGGGATCGCCTCGTCGATGAACTGGTCAGCGGCGGTCAGGACGCCAGCGCGTTTGTACCGCTCAAGTACCTCGTCTCGTCGGTGAGTGTCGGAATCGTCATCACACCGGCCGCCTGGTATGTCGAAGCGGGGGGTGTCCCTGCGCTTCGTGGCCTGAACGTGAAGCAAGGCCGAATCGATGCGAGCGATCTGGTGCAGATCAGTCACGAAGGTCACCTCCTGCATCGGAAATCCCGGCTGGCGGCCGGCGATCTAGTTGTGGTCCGAACCGGCCAGGCGGGCGCCGCCGCTGTCGTGCCCGCCGAGCTGGATGGCGTCAATTGCATCGATCTGGTAATCGTTCGGCCGGGCACTGCCCTCATTCCGAAATTCGCCGAGTACTTGCTCAATTCCAGTTATGCCAAGCGTCGCGTCTCGGAATTCTCGGTCGGCAGCATCCAGGCCCACTTCAATGTCGCCGCAATGAAGGAGATGCCGGTACCCCGCTACCCGGTCGCCGAGCAGAAGCGGCGCGTGTCGGCTATTGAAGAAGCCGTTCAACCAATTGAGAAGGCAATCAGTCAGATGCGTGAACAGGATCAGCTCTTGGCGGAGCGGCGGCAGGCGTTGATTACGGCAGCGGTTACTGGTCAGATCGATGTAACTACGGCGCGAGGATTGGACTGAGGTGAAGGTGCACGGGGAGGGTGCGTTCGAGACGGCAATCGAGCAGGTGCTGATCGACGCCGGCTGGTTGCGGGGAGTTCCGGACCACTATGACCGGCAGTTTGGGCTGGACACGGCGGAGCTGGTCGCGTTCATCGGGGCTACGCAGAACGAGGCGTGGCTGAAGCTGGTCGCCTATCACGGGAACGACGTTGCCGAGACGCAGCGGCACTTCAAGGAGTATCTGGCCAAG includes these proteins:
- a CDS encoding restriction endonuclease subunit S, yielding MTPNGGLKDPSALLRTDPAIARAYRRSAVMPTDVVVSIGPSFGKVMVVPKDLQGANLTQGTARVAPAHGVHPRFLYWALQSTQARQHWEISVGGATFKALNLEPLSMTPIPVAPTDEQRRIADFLDAETRLIDTVRAGRQRMIELLALKRDRLVDELVSGGQDASAFVPLKYLVSSVSVGIVITPAAWYVEAGGVPALRGLNVKQGRIDASDLVQISHEGHLLHRKSRLAAGDLVVVRTGQAGAAAVVPAELDGVNCIDLVIVRPGTALIPKFAEYLLNSSYAKRRVSEFSVGSIQAHFNVAAMKEMPVPRYPVAEQKRRVSAIEEAVQPIEKAISQMREQDQLLAERRQALITAAVTGQIDVTTARGLD